Proteins found in one Amycolatopsis aidingensis genomic segment:
- a CDS encoding SMP-30/gluconolactonase/LRE family protein gives MPELKTLVDGLVVGESPRWHDGRLWFANWGIAQQIVAADLDGSTEVIARGPKAAGYCIDWLPDGRMLVTGADELLRVEADGSLVQHVDLRGTADTLNEIVVDDRGNSYVNSVGFHFAEEDFRPGSILLVTPDGKARRVAEDIWFPNGMVVTPDNSTLIVAESWAGRLTAFDIGPDGSLSHRRVWAEVGGDGITMDAEGAIWTSDVVEDKPVARRVREGGEVLDQFELDGACFACMLGGPEGRTLFLMVADWRGVERMGELFQSHTGRVLTTEVGLPRAGFP, from the coding sequence ATGCCCGAGCTGAAGACGCTGGTCGATGGCCTGGTCGTCGGTGAGTCGCCGCGCTGGCACGACGGCAGGCTGTGGTTCGCCAACTGGGGCATCGCGCAGCAGATCGTCGCCGCGGACCTGGACGGCAGCACCGAAGTGATCGCGCGCGGCCCGAAGGCCGCCGGGTACTGCATCGACTGGCTGCCCGACGGCCGCATGCTGGTGACCGGTGCGGACGAACTGCTGCGGGTCGAGGCAGATGGTTCCCTGGTCCAGCACGTGGACCTGCGCGGGACCGCCGACACGCTGAACGAGATCGTCGTGGACGACCGCGGCAACAGCTACGTCAACAGCGTCGGCTTCCACTTCGCCGAGGAGGACTTCCGCCCCGGGTCGATCCTGCTGGTCACCCCGGACGGGAAGGCCCGCAGGGTGGCCGAGGACATCTGGTTCCCCAACGGCATGGTCGTCACCCCGGACAACTCGACCCTGATCGTGGCGGAGAGCTGGGCAGGCAGGCTCACCGCGTTCGACATCGGGCCGGACGGCAGCCTTTCGCACCGCAGGGTGTGGGCCGAGGTCGGCGGCGACGGCATCACCATGGACGCCGAGGGCGCGATCTGGACCTCCGATGTGGTCGAGGACAAGCCCGTGGCGCGGCGGGTCCGCGAGGGCGGTGAGGTACTCGACCAGTTCGAGCTGGACGGTGCCTGCTTCGCCTGCATGCTGGGCGGCCCGGAAGGCAGGACCCTGTTCCTGATGGTGGCGGACTGGCGAGGCGTGGAGAGGATGGGCGAGCTGTTCCAGTCCCACACCGGCCGGGTGCTCACCACGGAGGTGGGTCTCCCCCGCGCCGGATTCCCCTAA
- a CDS encoding GNAT family N-acetyltransferase has product MRYPPHIWRSRTMTRLAWPSAPPEFRNVRLRAFTNNDVGMVLDLSTDPYLPQIGSLPGNADAEQAHAYIERQHERLGTGAGYSFCVADRRTDEALGVIGLHLASIAAGRASAGYAVAPRSRGRGIAGQALTALTRFAWSVPGVHRVELYIEPWNLSSVRTAEFAGYEREGLLRSHQEIGGSRVDMLLYAATRSAD; this is encoded by the coding sequence ATGCGGTACCCGCCTCATATCTGGCGGTCGCGCACGATGACCCGGCTTGCCTGGCCATCGGCCCCGCCGGAGTTCCGGAACGTGCGGCTGCGCGCCTTCACGAACAATGACGTGGGCATGGTGCTGGACCTGTCCACCGATCCTTACCTGCCACAGATCGGTTCACTGCCAGGCAACGCCGACGCCGAGCAGGCACATGCCTATATCGAGCGGCAGCACGAACGGCTCGGTACCGGGGCCGGGTACTCCTTCTGCGTCGCGGACCGGCGCACCGACGAGGCGCTGGGTGTGATCGGCCTGCATCTGGCATCCATCGCCGCGGGCCGGGCGAGCGCGGGGTATGCCGTCGCGCCGCGCAGCCGGGGGCGCGGGATCGCGGGCCAGGCGCTCACCGCGCTGACCCGGTTTGCCTGGTCCGTTCCGGGGGTGCACCGGGTGGAGCTCTACATCGAGCCGTGGAACCTGAGCTCGGTGCGCACGGCCGAGTTCGCGGGATACGAGCGCGAGGGGCTGCTGCGTAGTCACCAGGAGATCGGCGGCAGCCGGGTGGACATGCTGTTGTACGCGGCGACCAGATCAGCCGATTAG
- the ilvD gene encoding dihydroxy-acid dehydratase produces MTANESQPAADVKPRSREVTDGMERAAARGMLRAVGMGDEDFAKPQIGIASSWNEITPCNLSLQRLAEASKQGVHGGGGYPMEFGTISVSDGISMGHEGMHFSLVSREVIADSVETVMEAERMDGTVLLAGCDKSLPGMLMAAARLDVAAVFLYAGSILPGTVDGREVTIIDAFEAVGACARGLISRDEVDRIERAICPGEGACGGMYTANTMACAAEALGMSLPGSASPPSVDRRRDRFARASGEAVVEMLRHGLTARSILTKAAFENAIAVVMALGGSTNAVLHLLAIAHEAEVELTLDDFTRVGDRVPHLADVKPFGKHVMTAVDRVGGVPVVMKALLDAGLLHGDCVTVTGRTVAENLAELAPPELDGSVLRRLADPIHPTGGLTILHGTLAPEGAVVKSAGFDSARFEGTARVFDGEQAAMDALGELKAGDVVVIRYEGPRGGPGMREMLAVTGAIKGAGLGKDVLLLTDGRFSGGTTGLCIGHVAPEAAHGGPIAFVRDGDPIVLDMATRTLDLRIDEAELDRRREGWQLPKVPRRTGVLSKYAKLVGSAAQGAVCS; encoded by the coding sequence ATGACGGCCAACGAATCGCAACCAGCAGCCGATGTGAAGCCGCGTAGCCGCGAGGTCACCGACGGCATGGAGCGCGCCGCGGCCAGGGGCATGCTCCGTGCGGTGGGCATGGGTGACGAGGACTTCGCGAAGCCGCAGATCGGGATCGCCTCCTCGTGGAACGAGATCACTCCGTGCAACCTCTCGTTGCAGCGGCTCGCCGAGGCCAGCAAGCAGGGCGTGCACGGCGGGGGTGGGTACCCGATGGAGTTCGGCACCATCTCGGTCTCCGACGGGATCTCGATGGGGCACGAGGGCATGCATTTCTCCCTGGTCTCCCGCGAGGTGATCGCCGACTCGGTGGAGACGGTGATGGAGGCCGAGCGGATGGACGGCACGGTACTGCTGGCCGGCTGCGACAAGAGCCTGCCCGGCATGCTGATGGCCGCCGCCAGGCTGGACGTGGCCGCCGTCTTCCTCTACGCCGGTTCGATTCTGCCCGGCACGGTGGACGGCCGCGAGGTCACCATCATCGACGCGTTCGAGGCGGTCGGCGCCTGCGCACGGGGGCTGATCTCACGGGACGAGGTGGACCGGATCGAGCGGGCGATCTGCCCCGGCGAGGGCGCCTGCGGCGGTATGTACACCGCGAACACCATGGCCTGCGCGGCCGAGGCGCTCGGCATGTCGCTGCCGGGCTCGGCCAGCCCGCCCTCGGTGGACCGGCGGCGGGATCGGTTCGCCCGCGCCAGCGGGGAGGCCGTGGTCGAGATGCTGCGGCACGGGCTCACCGCGCGGTCGATCCTCACCAAGGCGGCATTCGAGAACGCGATCGCCGTGGTGATGGCCCTCGGCGGCTCCACAAACGCGGTGCTGCACCTGCTGGCCATCGCGCACGAGGCCGAGGTGGAGCTGACCCTGGACGACTTCACCCGGGTCGGTGACCGCGTCCCGCACCTGGCCGATGTCAAACCCTTCGGCAAGCATGTGATGACCGCGGTGGACCGGGTCGGTGGGGTGCCGGTGGTGATGAAGGCACTGCTGGACGCCGGGCTGCTGCACGGCGACTGCGTCACGGTCACCGGGCGCACGGTGGCGGAGAACCTGGCCGAGCTGGCGCCGCCGGAGCTGGACGGCTCGGTGCTGCGCAGGCTCGCCGACCCGATTCACCCCACCGGCGGGCTGACCATCCTGCACGGCACCCTCGCCCCGGAGGGTGCGGTGGTGAAGAGCGCCGGGTTCGACTCCGCCCGGTTCGAAGGCACCGCGCGCGTCTTCGACGGGGAGCAGGCTGCGATGGACGCCCTGGGCGAGCTGAAGGCCGGGGACGTGGTGGTGATCCGCTACGAGGGGCCCCGCGGCGGTCCCGGCATGCGGGAGATGCTCGCGGTCACCGGCGCGATCAAGGGTGCCGGGCTCGGCAAGGACGTGCTGCTGCTCACCGACGGCCGCTTCTCCGGCGGGACGACCGGGCTGTGCATCGGGCACGTGGCGCCGGAGGCCGCGCACGGCGGCCCGATCGCCTTCGTCCGGGACGGCGACCCGATCGTGCTGGACATGGCCACCCGCACGCTGGACCTGCGGATTGACGAGGCCGAGCTGGACCGGCGCCGGGAGGGCTGGCAGCTGCCGAAGGTGCCGCGGCGCACCGGCGTGCTGAGCAAGTACGCCAAGCTGGTCGGTTCGGCGGCGCAGGGGGCGGTGTGCTCATGA
- a CDS encoding 2-keto-4-pentenoate hydratase — MTSEGDQRGRAAEQLWAAWRDGYRLDAVAAADRPGDLAEGMAVQLAVETLAGPGYGWKIAATGPGGQAFLGVDGPLAGRLLERFQHQNGDTVPADTLHMGVAEAEFAFVLGADLEPAEVRSVDDVLAAVGAVHLAIELPDSRYERFDQVGGPQLVADAACAGRMIIGREVREWAEVDLVRHPVSLRVGPAAEHGSGELVLGDPRKALHWLAIELPRLGTRLRAGELIATGSTTKPLPIRPGDEVVADFGELGTVRARIAG; from the coding sequence ATGACTTCCGAAGGCGATCAGCGAGGGCGGGCGGCGGAGCAGCTGTGGGCCGCCTGGCGGGACGGGTATCGGCTGGACGCCGTGGCCGCGGCCGACCGGCCGGGCGATCTTGCCGAGGGCATGGCGGTGCAGCTGGCCGTGGAAACGCTCGCCGGACCCGGCTACGGATGGAAGATCGCGGCCACCGGCCCTGGCGGGCAGGCATTCCTCGGGGTGGACGGCCCGCTGGCGGGCAGGTTGCTGGAGCGGTTCCAGCACCAGAACGGGGACACCGTTCCGGCGGACACCCTGCACATGGGCGTCGCGGAGGCCGAGTTCGCGTTCGTGCTCGGCGCGGACCTGGAACCCGCCGAGGTGCGTTCGGTGGACGATGTACTCGCCGCGGTGGGCGCCGTACACCTGGCGATCGAGCTACCGGACTCGCGCTACGAGCGGTTCGACCAGGTGGGCGGGCCACAACTGGTCGCCGACGCCGCCTGTGCCGGGCGCATGATCATCGGGCGGGAGGTCCGGGAGTGGGCCGAGGTGGACCTGGTGCGGCACCCGGTCTCGCTGCGGGTCGGCCCGGCGGCCGAGCACGGCAGCGGTGAGCTGGTGCTCGGCGATCCCCGCAAGGCACTGCACTGGCTCGCCATCGAGCTGCCCCGGCTCGGCACGCGGCTACGCGCGGGGGAGCTGATCGCGACCGGCAGCACGACCAAGCCGCTGCCGATCCGGCCCGGCGACGAGGTGGTGGCCGACTTCGGCGAACTCGGCACCGTGCGCGCCCGCATCGCGGGGTGA
- a CDS encoding SRPBCC family protein: protein MRFEVSRRVDADPAAVWAALTDVEQWPKWTSSMTSVRLLGEGPLRAGSRAVVKQPGLLAQVWQVTEFTEGREFTWVARGPGVTTTGSHVLVPEGDGAVTVLLGLEQRGPFGAVIGLLLGTVTRRYLTMEAEGLKRAAEDAPY, encoded by the coding sequence GTGAGGTTCGAGGTGTCCCGCCGGGTCGACGCCGACCCGGCCGCGGTCTGGGCGGCGCTGACCGACGTCGAGCAGTGGCCGAAATGGACCAGCTCGATGACCTCCGTGCGGCTGCTCGGGGAAGGACCGCTGCGGGCCGGTAGCCGGGCCGTGGTCAAGCAGCCCGGCCTGCTCGCGCAGGTGTGGCAGGTCACCGAGTTCACCGAGGGGCGCGAGTTCACGTGGGTCGCCCGTGGCCCCGGGGTGACGACCACGGGTAGCCACGTGCTGGTGCCCGAGGGGGACGGCGCGGTCACCGTGCTGCTCGGCCTGGAACAACGCGGGCCGTTCGGCGCGGTGATCGGGCTGTTGCTGGGCACGGTGACCCGCCGCTACCTCACCATGGAGGCGGAGGGCCTCAAGCGCGCGGCGGAAGACGCGCCGTACTAA
- a CDS encoding peroxidase family protein, with translation MPTPREHPKLSRRSVVGGVGASVLGAAVVRPPCAHAARQAATSPERFGRLFDLPPFADNTFEVRAALRRLGEPGGQLDATDPLHLGPERLITDPEASRNNPNNTTHTAGTHFMGQFIDHDVTFDVDSKLAIPRRPEETRNRRDPRLDLDSVYGGGPSVAPQLYLPHDLDKFKVGFGGRFEDLPRDDGRVALVADPRNDENLMVAGLHAAFLLAHNRRVDELRADRPGGGSVFERARLDIVRHYQWLVVNEFLPLFVGKALVDDILHNGRKYFRPQPGEHFIPVEFQAAAYRMGHSMVRPSYAANLFGNLGGEPFFGFIFDPDSEGRVDPDDLRGGARAPRRFIGWEVFFDFGDGNVRPNKRIDTRLSTPLFTLPLATIPTRDQPTVLAQRNLLRQLTWSLPSGQDVAELMRTPVLRGDDLAELHELGVGFEHSTPLWYYVLKEAEVLTNGLYLGPMGGRIVAEVIIGLIQTDPESYLAHAGWRPTLPRRSQDRFRMTDLLTFAGVDPASRRAGGKRTLEQRW, from the coding sequence GTGCCGACCCCTCGCGAACACCCGAAACTGAGCAGGCGAAGCGTCGTCGGAGGCGTGGGCGCCAGCGTGCTGGGCGCGGCCGTCGTCCGGCCACCCTGCGCGCACGCGGCCCGGCAGGCGGCCACATCGCCGGAACGGTTCGGCAGGCTGTTCGACCTCCCGCCCTTCGCGGACAACACCTTCGAGGTGCGGGCCGCCCTGCGGCGGCTGGGTGAGCCGGGCGGGCAGCTGGACGCCACCGATCCGCTGCATCTCGGACCCGAACGCCTCATCACCGATCCGGAGGCCAGCCGGAACAACCCGAACAACACGACGCACACCGCGGGCACCCATTTCATGGGGCAGTTCATCGACCACGACGTCACCTTCGACGTCGACTCCAAGCTCGCCATCCCGCGCCGCCCCGAGGAGACCCGTAACCGCCGCGACCCCCGGCTTGATCTGGATTCGGTGTACGGCGGCGGGCCGTCGGTCGCGCCGCAGCTCTACCTTCCGCACGACCTGGACAAGTTCAAGGTCGGGTTCGGCGGCCGGTTCGAGGACCTGCCAAGGGACGACGGTCGGGTCGCCCTCGTCGCCGATCCGCGCAACGACGAGAACCTGATGGTCGCGGGCCTGCACGCGGCGTTCCTGCTTGCGCACAACCGCAGGGTGGACGAACTGCGCGCGGACCGGCCCGGTGGCGGCTCGGTGTTCGAGCGGGCGAGGCTCGACATCGTCCGGCACTACCAGTGGCTGGTGGTCAACGAGTTCCTGCCGCTGTTCGTGGGCAAGGCGCTGGTGGACGACATACTCCACAACGGACGCAAGTACTTCCGTCCGCAGCCGGGCGAGCACTTCATACCGGTCGAGTTCCAGGCCGCCGCCTACCGGATGGGGCACAGCATGGTGCGCCCCTCCTACGCGGCCAACCTGTTCGGCAACCTCGGCGGCGAGCCGTTCTTCGGCTTCATCTTCGACCCGGACAGCGAGGGCCGGGTCGACCCGGACGACCTCCGCGGGGGTGCCCGCGCACCGCGCAGGTTCATCGGCTGGGAGGTCTTCTTCGACTTCGGTGACGGCAACGTGCGGCCGAACAAGCGCATCGACACCCGACTGTCCACTCCGTTGTTCACCCTGCCGCTGGCCACCATCCCGACCAGGGACCAGCCGACCGTCCTCGCCCAGCGCAACCTGCTTCGTCAGCTCACCTGGTCGCTGCCGTCCGGGCAGGACGTCGCCGAGCTGATGCGGACACCCGTGCTGCGCGGGGACGACCTCGCCGAGCTGCATGAGCTCGGCGTCGGCTTCGAGCACAGCACACCGCTGTGGTACTACGTCCTCAAGGAGGCCGAGGTACTCACGAACGGGCTGTACCTCGGCCCGATGGGTGGCCGGATCGTCGCCGAGGTGATCATCGGTCTGATCCAGACCGACCCGGAGTCCTACCTGGCCCACGCCGGCTGGCGGCCGACGTTGCCGCGCCGGTCGCAGGACCGGTTCCGGATGACCGACCTGCTGACGTTCGCCGGGGTGGACCCGGCCAGTCGCCGGGCCGGCGGGAAGCGGACGCTGGAACAACGCTGGTAG
- a CDS encoding helix-turn-helix transcriptional regulator, whose protein sequence is MAGPLRVVLQHRLNLVRDLLAWYAAQQPGFRVVACVDRPTALLSACNRTKVDTVLLESGRTPWDVTELVMVLRQLHHVRVVALYSTVARAEFAPEADRLRQSGVAELVAYDDGPTAVLAALRDLGPHPVMRVPPGPRAPESRSEPQPLTRREAEILHCVARGLTVRQTADVLGVTERTVHSLQGQLFRKLGVRNRRSALAVALRHGSVSIGSTREDD, encoded by the coding sequence ATGGCCGGCCCGTTGAGAGTGGTCCTGCAGCACCGGCTGAACCTCGTTCGTGACCTGCTGGCGTGGTACGCCGCACAGCAGCCGGGTTTCCGCGTGGTGGCCTGCGTGGACCGGCCGACGGCGCTGCTGTCCGCGTGTAACCGGACCAAGGTGGACACCGTGCTGCTCGAGTCCGGACGTACGCCGTGGGACGTGACCGAGCTCGTCATGGTGCTAAGGCAACTACACCACGTGCGGGTGGTCGCCCTGTACTCCACAGTGGCCCGTGCCGAGTTTGCACCGGAAGCCGACCGGCTGCGGCAGTCGGGGGTGGCCGAGCTCGTCGCCTACGACGACGGGCCGACCGCCGTGCTCGCCGCCCTGCGGGACCTCGGGCCGCATCCGGTCATGCGCGTCCCGCCCGGCCCACGGGCCCCCGAGTCCCGGTCCGAGCCGCAACCGCTCACCAGGCGCGAGGCTGAGATCCTGCACTGCGTCGCGCGTGGACTCACCGTCCGGCAGACCGCGGACGTACTCGGGGTCACCGAGCGGACCGTGCACAGCCTGCAGGGCCAGCTGTTCCGCAAGCTCGGCGTGCGGAACCGGCGGTCGGCACTGGCGGTCGCGCTGCGCCATGGCTCCGTGTCCATCGGTTCGACACGGGAGGACGACTAG
- a CDS encoding helix-turn-helix domain-containing protein produces MRDVKPGGLGKAAMVWSAMPRTAGEQFRPFARELGRTIMREILREVPVYARLLDGTYQRTVVGYIEQAILWAIDDVGDRVPRSRGTQLFRRLGELEFEYGRSIDHLLTAYRVAGRVAWQYIATRGQACGFSTGLLCRTAEALFTYVDEVSAISVEGHTAARARSLDTVAGRRRKLLAAIVADPPASPDELAELAAAARWAPPERVVAVALEPGAERRHRAFPQLSEATLVDLEHAEPRLAGDSAEDLASLTEGVTGWRVAMGPRVRLGDAALSLRCARRALELMRRNVLAGPFVRCEEHLVTLCVSSDQFLLRELCTRSLAPLAGLKGNQRARLSETLLGWLRVRGSAAELAAELDVHPQTIRYRMRQLHELFGDRLTDPERRLELELALKAQGLLPVQESRE; encoded by the coding sequence GTGAGGGACGTGAAGCCGGGCGGGCTCGGCAAGGCCGCCATGGTGTGGTCGGCGATGCCGCGGACGGCGGGCGAGCAGTTCCGCCCGTTCGCCAGGGAGCTGGGCAGGACGATCATGCGGGAGATCCTGCGCGAGGTCCCGGTGTACGCGCGGCTGCTGGACGGCACGTACCAGCGGACGGTGGTCGGGTACATCGAGCAGGCGATCCTGTGGGCGATCGACGACGTCGGTGACCGGGTGCCGCGCAGCCGTGGCACGCAGCTGTTCCGGCGGCTGGGCGAGCTGGAGTTCGAGTACGGGCGCAGCATCGACCACCTGCTCACCGCCTACCGGGTGGCCGGCCGGGTGGCGTGGCAGTACATCGCGACGCGCGGCCAGGCGTGCGGATTCTCCACCGGCCTGCTGTGCCGCACCGCGGAGGCGCTGTTCACCTACGTCGACGAGGTGTCCGCAATCTCGGTCGAGGGCCACACCGCCGCGAGGGCCCGCAGCCTCGACACGGTCGCCGGGCGCAGGCGCAAGCTGCTCGCGGCCATCGTGGCCGACCCGCCCGCGAGCCCGGACGAGCTGGCCGAGCTCGCGGCCGCCGCCAGGTGGGCGCCGCCGGAGCGGGTCGTGGCCGTCGCGCTCGAACCCGGCGCCGAGCGGCGGCACCGGGCCTTTCCCCAGCTGTCCGAGGCCACGCTCGTCGACCTCGAGCACGCCGAGCCACGCCTCGCCGGGGACTCGGCGGAGGACCTCGCCAGCCTGACCGAGGGAGTGACCGGGTGGCGGGTCGCCATGGGTCCCAGGGTCCGGCTCGGCGACGCCGCGCTGTCCCTGCGCTGCGCGCGGCGCGCGCTGGAACTCATGCGCAGGAACGTGCTGGCTGGTCCGTTCGTCCGCTGCGAGGAGCACCTCGTCACGCTGTGCGTTTCCAGTGACCAGTTCCTGCTCCGCGAGCTGTGCACGCGCAGCCTGGCGCCGCTGGCGGGGCTGAAGGGCAACCAGCGTGCCCGGCTGAGCGAGACCCTGCTCGGCTGGCTGCGGGTGCGGGGCAGCGCCGCGGAGCTGGCCGCCGAGCTCGACGTCCATCCGCAGACGATCCGCTACCGGATGCGCCAGCTGCACGAACTGTTCGGTGACCGGCTCACCGACCCCGAGCGGCGCCTCGAACTGGAGCTCGCCCTCAAGGCCCAGGGCCTGCTCCCGGTCCAGGAGAGCCGCGAATGA
- a CDS encoding TetR/AcrR family transcriptional regulator, which yields MSASIDTVTGNDGNARTSPQREKLLAAAVQYFAEHGLADISLRGLAAELGTSHRMLIYHFGSKEGLLVAVVRAVEARQRAVLTELAADSGLTPGEQARRMWQQLADPATHPHARLFFELYGQALQGREHTTPLLEGLVHTWLGPLTALAERAGMPPERARAHARLALATARGLVLDLLTTNDREAVQDAAELFFATYATT from the coding sequence ATGTCTGCCAGCATCGACACCGTGACCGGGAACGATGGCAACGCGCGGACGAGCCCGCAACGCGAGAAGCTGCTCGCCGCCGCCGTGCAGTACTTCGCCGAACACGGACTCGCCGACATCAGCCTGCGCGGCCTCGCAGCCGAGCTGGGCACCAGCCATCGGATGCTGATCTACCATTTCGGCTCCAAGGAGGGCCTGCTCGTGGCGGTGGTGCGCGCGGTGGAGGCGCGGCAGCGCGCCGTACTCACCGAACTGGCAGCCGACTCCGGCCTCACCCCCGGCGAACAGGCCCGGCGGATGTGGCAGCAGCTCGCCGACCCGGCGACGCACCCGCATGCCCGGTTGTTCTTCGAGCTGTACGGCCAGGCGCTACAGGGCAGGGAACACACCACGCCCTTGCTGGAAGGGCTCGTGCATACGTGGCTTGGCCCGCTCACCGCGCTCGCCGAGCGGGCCGGGATGCCGCCGGAGCGGGCCCGCGCACACGCCAGGCTCGCCCTGGCCACGGCCCGCGGCCTGGTCCTCGACCTGCTCACGACCAACGACCGCGAAGCCGTCCAGGACGCGGCCGAGCTGTTCTTCGCGACGTACGCCACGACATGA
- a CDS encoding ArsR/SmtB family transcription factor, with protein sequence MDAVTKPMVFDQIARVGKALASGKRLELLDLLAQAERTVEGLARAAGLGVTTTSAHLQTLKQGGLVATRKEGTRVFYQLASSEVAALYAAVRDVATTHLADVTAAVTAFLGPEVERVTRAELLARADRGEVTVLDVRPKVEYAAGHIPGALNIPLDELPDRLDELPEGTEIVAYCRGAQCVLAPDAVRLLADQGRPASRLADGMLEWRLAELPVEGGAR encoded by the coding sequence ATGGATGCCGTGACCAAGCCGATGGTGTTCGACCAGATCGCCCGGGTCGGCAAGGCCCTGGCCAGCGGGAAACGCCTCGAGCTGCTGGATCTGCTCGCGCAGGCCGAGCGCACGGTGGAAGGGCTGGCCCGCGCCGCGGGCCTCGGCGTGACCACGACCTCGGCGCATCTGCAAACCCTGAAACAGGGAGGTCTGGTGGCGACGCGCAAGGAGGGCACCCGCGTGTTCTACCAGCTGGCCAGCTCCGAGGTCGCCGCGCTCTATGCCGCCGTGCGGGATGTGGCGACCACGCACCTTGCGGATGTCACCGCCGCGGTCACCGCCTTCCTCGGCCCGGAAGTGGAACGGGTGACGCGGGCGGAGCTGCTGGCGCGTGCCGATCGGGGTGAGGTCACCGTGCTGGACGTGCGGCCCAAGGTGGAGTACGCGGCGGGGCACATTCCCGGGGCGCTCAACATCCCGCTCGACGAGTTGCCCGACCGGCTCGACGAGCTTCCGGAGGGCACCGAGATCGTCGCCTACTGTCGCGGCGCGCAGTGCGTACTCGCACCCGACGCGGTGCGGCTGCTTGCCGACCAGGGGCGGCCCGCCAGCCGGCTCGCCGACGGCATGCTCGAATGGCGCCTTGCCGAGCTGCCCGTCGAGGGCGGTGCCCGATGA